The DNA region CATGGCGGTTCTCAGTTATGCCCCTGACTCATGTTTCGTTGTCAGTGGCCCGGAAAGTGTGGAATCTGCAAATTTAAATAAAAAAGTGGGTCTTGTAGCCCAGACGACACAGTCCCTGGAAAACCTGCGAGATGTGGCCTCCCTATGTATATGTTATTGCCAGGAGGTGAGGACCTACAACACGATCTGTCATGCGACACACAAGCGGGGCGCTGAGGCGCTGGAACTTGCCAGACAGGTTCAGGTCATGATCGTGGTTGGCGGGAAGAACAGCGCCAACACGACACGACTGGCGAAGGCTGTCATCCAGGGAGGCACTAAGACATACCATATCGAGAGTGCGGATGAGTTAAACAGTATTGAGGTTCCCTTGGGAGTGCCCATAGGAGTCACAGCCGGTGCCTCAACACCCGGTTGGGTCATAGAGGAAGTTATGGTGGCGTTAAAGGACATGGACTAAATACTATCTCAAATCTCATATCTCAAATCTCATATTTCATATCTCAAAAAGTCCTAAAATCTCTTTGACTCCAGTTACATAGGATGCTCCTTTCCACAGGTTGTTTATCGATCATCCCCAATATAACAGACCGAAGGCGGAATCCTGGAAGCGAATTTCAATTTCCAATCCTCAATTCATAATTTACCATTTCCCCCTAATTATGAAACAAATGTTGGAAACCCACTATTTTCAAGGCTTGCGAGCCGGGTATTGAATTGACATGGGGTATCAAATATAGGATAATCCGCAACCGTTCAGCATGAATAAAATTCGAGGAGGTCACACAGCGTATGACGATGGAAGAGATTGAAGAAACGGAAGAGAATAGTCTCAATAGCGATGGGACGCCTGTGGTGGTAGACGATGACACCATGACAGACAGCGGAGATGCCGGTGAGGAATTCGGTGAGGAACTGGATGACGATGACGATGACAGTGAGGATTTCGCCAAGATGTACGAAGCGAGTATCCGAGATCTGAGAGAGAGGGAGGTTGTCACCGGTACGGTAGTCGGAATCTCAAAGGATGGTGTTCTGGTGGACGTGGGCTACAAGTCCGAAGGCATTATTCCGAGGGTGCAGTTCCAGGATGAAAATGGAGAACTCACCATAGAAGAAGGCGATACCGTTGAGGTGTTCCTTGAGAAAAAGGAAGACTCAGAAGGTCTGATCTATCTGTCCAAAGAGAAGGCAGACAAGATGAAGGTCTGGAACGACATCGGCCAGTCCTACGAGGACAATGAGCCTATTCGGGGTAAGATCATCAGTCGGATAAAGGGTGGTCTCACAGTGGATATCGGCGTGAGGGCCTTCCTGCCCGGTTCTCAGGTTGACATCAGGCCGATCAGAAACCTTGATCGTCTCGTTGGTGAAGATTTCTTTTTCAAAATAATTAAATTTAACCCCAGACGAGGGAATGTTGTACTTTCCCGGCGTGTTCTGCTTGAGGAGGAGAGGGAAACCAAGAAGGAAGATACCCTCAAGGTACTCGAGGAAGGTTCGGTGATGGAAGGGATCGTTAAAAATATCACCGATTACGGCGCCTTTATTGATCTGGGTGGAATAGATGGTCTTTTGCATATCACAGATCTTTCCTGGGGAAGACTGCAGCATCCTTCGGAAATGTTGACAGTTGGTGACAGTATCCAGGTCAAGGTCCTGAAGTTTGACAAGGAGAAGGAACGTGTCTCCCTTGGAATGAAGCAGTTGTCCGAAGACCCATGGGAAGGTGTACCTGACAGGTACCCCCTCAACGGGAGGGTTAACGGCAAGGTTATGAGCGTCACCGATTACGGCGCCTTCATAAAGCTTGAGGATGGTGTGGAAGGACTTGTTCACATCAGCGAAATGACCTGGAACCGCAAGATCAAGCACCCTTCCAAAATTGTTGAAGTTGGGGATTCGGTGGAAGCAGAAGTTCTTAGCATCGACAGGGAAAACAGACGTATCTCCCTGGGTATGAAGCAGATCGAACCCAACCCCTGGGATATCGTTGCTGAGAACTATCCCATCGGCAGCGTTATCGAAGGAAAGGTCAGGACCCTCACCGACTTCGGCGCATTTATCGGGTTGGAGGAAGGCATTGACGGTCTTATCCATGTTAGCGATATGTCATGGACCCAGAAGATTAACCATCCCTCCGAGGTCATAAAAAAGGGTGATTCTGTCAAGGCAGTCGTCCTGAGTGTTGACAAGGGCAGGGAGCGCCTGTCACTGGGTTTGAAACAGCTGACCACAAACCCATGGGAAGAGCTTGCCGCCAAACATCCGGTCGGAACAATAGTTACCGGGAAGGTTGTCAACCATGCTGATTTCGGCACTTTTGTTGAACTGATGGAAGGTGTTGAGGGGCTCATACACGTTTCCGAAATTGATGTACGTGACGGTCAAAGCTCTGAGGATGCATACCCCTCCGGTACTGAGGTGACTGTCAAGATCCTGAACATCGATTCCGAGGAACGGAAAGTCAGTCTCAGCATGAAAGCTGCCAAGGAAGGCGGCTCTTCTCCTGCTCCTTACAAGAGCTATCTGAACAATGACAGCGGTGGCGGGACCCTGGGAGACATTCTGGGAGCATCCCTGGCAGCGGCCAAGAGCAGCGGGGAATCCCAGGAGCAGGAAACTGAGCCAGCGGTAGAGATCGAAGCTGTCCCTGAAGAAGTTGATGAATCTCCGGAGGAGGAGGTTGAGGCTTCCCTGGCGGAAGTCGAAGAAGATCTTCAGCCTGAAACGGAAGAGGATGTTGAAGCTTCCGCCCCTGAGACTGAGGAAGAAGAAACCTCTGAGGAAACCGAACCAGAGGAAGAGAAAGCCGACTAACCCGCATTTCTCACAAGGGTTCGTCGCGAGGCGGTGTAGACGGGTGTGGATACAAGGCGCGCGATCGAGGGCCCCGGAGGCGTAGTTGACACTACGTCGAGGAGTCCGACCGAGCGCAACGCAGTAGACATGCCCGTATCCGCCGCCGCAGTAGAAGGCTGGTGAGAAGTGCGGGCTATTACCGGCAACGGTAATTTTTGTTTGATTATAGCCGTGTGTATTCTCGATGAGATGCCACGGCCTTTTTTGTGATAGATTAAAGAGAAAATAGAAAGTGGATAGGGGATAAGGGATAAGGGACAAGGGCGGAAAGCCAGCCCGGAAGCTCGAAACTCAAAAGCGCAAACCTCAAACCTCAAACTTTGGTTAAGCTTATGAAACGTGGATATAAAATATTTATAATCATCACTTTGGTTCTGCTCGTGGTGGCTTTTGCCGTCGGACGATCAGACAGATATGGCCCCGGAGGTTTTGGCGGGGATACCATTGCCCTGCTGCGTGTTGAGGGTCCTATAGTCGATGTTAGATGGCATATGGACCAGGTCCGTGATCTTATGGAAGATGACAGGATCAAAGGTGTTGTGCTTCGAATAGACAGCCCTGGAGGTGCAGTCGCCCCCACCCAGGAACTTTACATGGAACTGCTTAAGTTACGAAAGATCAAACCGATCGTGACTTCAATGGGAACTGTGGCAGCTTCAGGTGGATATTATGTCAGCTGCGCCACTGACTGGATCGTTTCCAACCCTGGTACCATCACCGGAAGCATCGGTGTCATTATGGAGTTCAGCAATCTGGAGGGCTTGTTCGGGAAACTGGGCATCAGCAGCCGAACCATCAAAAGTGGAAAGTTCAAGGATACTGGCAATCCAATGCGTCAAATGACTGAAGAAGAGGAAAAACTGCTTCAGGCTATGATAATGGATACATACGAACAGTTCGTCGAAGCGGTGCTCGAGGGGCGGCCAGTGGAAGAGGACCTGGTGCGTCCTTACCTTGATGGCAGGGTCTTTACTGGCCGGCAAGCGCATGAACTGGGTCTCGTGGACCAATTGGGTAACATAAATGACGCCATTGAAAAGGTATCTGAAATGGCAGGGTTGAAGGAAGTACCTGATGAAATTTACGAACCAGAACGGGAACGCCCTGGGATTTTTTCGATCTTGTTCGGTGAATCGGCCGCCAGAGCCCTGGCCAGCCTGTCTGATTCTGTAAATGATCAAAGCAGCGACAGGTGGCTGCAGCTGTGGAGAGCGTTTTAAGAGCAGAATGCAGAATGTAGAATCCAGAACGTAGAAGAAAGACACTTTGGCTTCGCCAATATACACAGGTGGTCTGGATTGGTATTCTACGTTCTACATTCTCGATTCTACATTCTGCCTTTCCTAACCTCTTGACTTTCATAGCTATTTTAGTTAGCCTTTCTTTTATATTTCAACTTCATATTTCATTCTGGGAGGGATCATGACCAAGGCTGAACTCATTGAAGCTCTCGTAGACCGAATAGACAGACTGACCAAAAAAGAAGCGGAACTTATCGTCAACACGGTTCTCAAGAGCATTGCTGACTCCCTTTCGACTGGCGGTAAAGTGGAACTCAGAGGGTTTGGCAGCTTCAAGGTCAAGGACAGGCGGTCCAGGGAGGGCAGGAACCCAAAGACCGGTGACAAGGTTTCGGTGGATGCGAAACGTGTTCCTTATTTTAAGGCAGGCAAGGAGTTGAGGGAACGGGTTAATAATTAGCTTGAGCAAACAAATAATATTGAACGGCTGGAGATCATCCAGCCGTTTTTTTTGTGTGCTCAAGGCAATTACTAAGTAACGGGGTATCGGCGAAAGAACTTATATACGCATTTAACTTTTCCCCGATACGCCGACACTCCGACACTCCGATACCTGCTTTACAATCCCTCCTTCCCGTGTAAAATTAAATCCAAAATTAATCCTTTAGGAGGGCACATGGCTGGACATTCAAAATGGGCTAATATAAAGCACAGAAAAGGTGCGCAGGATGTGGTAAGAGGCAAGATCTTTACCAAGCTCAACCGCGAGATAATGGTTGCCGCCAAGATGGGAGGCGGTGAGGTGGAAGCCAATCCTCGGCTCAGACAGGCTATTGCCAAGGCAAGATCGGCCAACATGCCCATGCAGAACATCGAACGTGCGATCAAAAAAGGTACCGGTGATCTTGAGGGCGTCAACTACGAGGAGATCCTCTACGAGGGGTACGGCCCGGCAGGCGTTGCCATTCTTGTGGAAACCCTGACTGACAACAGGAACAGGACCGTTTCGGATGTTCGTAGCGCCTTTACGAAAAATAACGGTAACCTGGGTGAAGCAGGGTGCGTTTCCTGGATCTTCCAGATGAGCTCATATTTTGTTTTTCCCAAAGAGGGGATAGAGGGGGACCACCTTGTGGAAGTAGCTCTGGAGGCTGGTGCTGAGGACATTAACGAAGAAGGGTCCGAATACGAAGTGACCGGTCCTCCGGAAAAATTCGATGCGTTAAAGGATGCTTTTACGGATGCCGGCCTTGAGTTTCAGGTTGGGGAGGTTACCATGCTGCCCCAGAACGTCATCAAGCTTGATGACCGACAGGCAGAGCAGACCCTTAAACTGGTGGAGGCCCTGGAGGATAGCGACGATGTTCAGAAGGTCTTCGCCAACTTCGACATTCCAGACGATGTTATGGAAAACCTCTGATAGATATCATGCGCATCCTCGGTGTCGACCCGAGCCTTCGGTCAACAGGTTATGCGATCGTTGAAGGGGACCGGAAGAAGCAGAGGATTATCGAGTTCGGTCTTATTAAAACGCGCAGTTCAGAATCTCTGGAAGATTCCCTGAAGCATATAGCGGATGCCATTGAAGAAGTCGTTCGAATACACACGCCTGACAGCCTCGCCATTGAGAATATCTTCACGGCCAGAAATAGCCGTGTGGCGCTTCAGCTTGGTCACGTCAGGGGAGTTGTGATACAGGTTTGCACACGTTGTGGACTACAAATTTTCCACTATGCTGCTACACGGATAAAGGAGACTGTCGCCGGGTATGGGCGGGCGTCCAAGGAACAGGTGCAGAACATGGTGGTGCGAACCTTTGGGCTTACCGAAACTCCTCCCCACGACGCTGCTGACGCAATAGCTGCCGCCTTGACACATTTCTACTGGTACCGGCCGGAGGAGGAAAACAGGTGATCGCCCTTATCAGCGGACGTCTTGCGGTTAAGGATCCAGGTGGCACAGTGGTGGTGGACACAGGAAATGTGGGCTACCGCATCTTTGTTTCCTTAAACACCCTCATACGCCTTCCCGAGGTAGGGGAGGAACTGATCCTGCACACTGTGACGGTGGTTCGGGACGACGCCATGCACCTTTTCGGGTTCGGAGACACCCAGGAAAAAGACCTGTTTAATCTCCTTGTGCAGGTTAAAGGTATCGGTCCCAAAGTCGCCCTGTCCCTTCTCGGAGGGTTAAAACCCGTCGATTTGAAGAACGCTATCTACCGTGAGGATGCAGGATGGATCAGCACGGTGCCGGGGGTAGGCAAGAAGACTGCTGAAAGGATCGTTCTGGAACTGAAGGACAAGGTGCAGCCAGCAGGGGAAGACCCTGCAGCGGTTGATGTCGGTGTGGAGGAACAGATAATCTCCGATGTTGTGTCCGCCCTGGCCAATCTTGGCTACCCTGCGTCACAGAGCAGGAAAGCGGTACAGGATATCCTTGAAAAAGATGGCGGGCCCGAAGACTTTACGGGCATCATCCGTGAATCGCTTAAAGTGCTTTCCGGGAGGAAAGCATGAAAACCCGCACGTGTCGGCGTGTCGGCGTGTCGACGTGTCGGGGAAAAACCGCTGTTATGAACGTCTTTTTCACCGATACCCCGTTACCCCGATACCCCGATACCCGGGAAAACGAGGTCCGCAGAGAGGACCAGAACTTCTTATGACCGACGATCGCATCGTAAATCCGGAACAGACCAACGACGAAGCTGCTTTCGAGGCCAATATCAGGCCCAGGAGGCTGACTGAATACGTGGGACAGTCTCGGGTCAAGGATAACCTCAGTGTCTTCATCAGGGCTGCCCAGGACAGGGGGGAAGCCCTGGATCACGTTCTCCTCTTCGGCCCTCCAGGCCTCGGCAAAACAACCCTGGCTAACATCCTGGCCAACGAACTGGGGGTAGACATCCGTTCCACCTCGGGGCCGGCAATGGAACGGTCCGGGGATCTGGCGGCCATCCTCACCAACCTGGACGAAAAGGGTGTACTCTTTATCGATGAGATCCACCGAATGAACAGGGTCGTGGAGGAAGTCCTTTATCCGGCTATGGAGGATTTTTCCCTGGATCTTATCATCGGTAAAGGTCCGGGAGCCCGCACTGTCAAACTGGATTTGCCGAAATTTACCTTGATCGGCGCAACGACTCGTATGGGGCTTCTCTCCTCTCCCTTCCGGGACCGCTTCGGAGTTGTCTGCCGGCTTGAATTCTACTCAGTAGATGAGTTGAAACAGATCATCACCCGTGCGGCCAGGATCCTTGATGTAGAGCTTTCCGGGGATGCCGCAGACGAAATAGCCATGCGCTCAAGAGGAACACCCAGGGTGGCCAACAGGCTGCTCAGAAGAGCCAGGGATTTCGCCCAGGTCCAGGCCGAAGGTGTCATCACCCTGGAAGTTGCTCGTCATACCCTGGAGAGGCTACAGATCGACGAGGTGGGGTTGGATGCCCTGGACAGGGCAGTGCTCCTCACCATTATAGACAAGTTCTCCGGAGGGCCTGTGGGTATCGATACCATCGCTGCCTCCATAGGAGAAGAACGGGACACCATCGAGGACATCTGCGAGCCGTATCTGCTGCAGGAGGGATATATACAGCGCACGCCGCGGGGTCGAACCGCTACAGAGGCAGCATATCGGCACCTCGGGCGAAAAATGGGACAGGGCGGCCCGCAGAAAGATTTGTTCGAGTAGGTTCGGCTGCAGGCGTGCGCTGGCTTGCCAGACCGTAGCTTCAGCCAAAGCTGGTGAACCCTGTGTTGGATTAAACGCCGCCTCCTTCTCTAAAAGCAATTGTCAAAAGTCAAATAGCAGTTATGATATCCGGGTAGTGAGTATGGTTGAACATAGAATGATTATGTGAAAGGCAAAGAGATGAAACCTGAACCCTCTGCTCCGGAAATAATGGAAAAATCAAAAATTACCCTGCTTAGCGTTCTCAAGAAGTTCGAGACGCTCATCATCTCCATCCTCATGATGCTGATGATCACCATCCTCCTTTTTCCACCATCGACCTGGGCTATATCATCGGCAAGGATATCATTTCACCGCCCATGTTCATAATCAGCATGTCCCGTCTTCAGGAGATGTTCGGTCTTATAATGCTGATCCTCATCGGCATCGAGATCCTCGAGGCCATCAAGGCCTACCTGGTCCACCAGGAGATCCACGTGGAGGTTGTGCTCATGGTGGCTGTCATCGCCATCGCACACAAGGTGATCATAATTGATTTCAAGGGGCTGCCCAACTACACGCTCGTGGGCATCGGGATCATTATCGTGTCCCTGTCCATTTCCTACTATCTGATCAAGAAGGTACGGCTGGAAAAAAAGAAGGCGTACCAGGACATCACCATGGGGGATAACTAGCCCGCATTATTCATGATGGTGATGAGATGTGAGCTAACTGTGTGGCAAATATGGATAAATGGGAATGGCACGATAAACATCATGAATTATGCGTACCAGGAAACACGGGACACATCAACGCCAACTCCTGATATTTTTTCCAAAGGAAAAGGCGGAACCAGGTCCCGCCTTTTTTCTTTGCAGGTGAAAATCTCCGAAAAGCAATATCAGTGGCGCTTGCTATAGCTCAGACGTGCAGTTCGGGCAGCGCGTTGCCTGCAGGGCGATGGTGGTAAAGCAGTAGGAGCACTCTTTTGTGGTCGGATCCGCCGCGGGAGCCTCCTCCTGGCGCTTCATCTTGTTGAGGGATTTTATGACCATGAACACCGCCACGGCGACGATGAGAAAGCTTATGACTGTATTGACAAAAAGTCCGTAATTCAGGGTCACCGCTCCGGCGGCCCGGGCATTTGCGATGGAAGAAAAGGGCCCTGCCTGGGAACCAGCCTTCAGGACGATGAAGAAATTGGAAAAATCCACGTTTCCCAGCAATAGTCCGATGGGCGGCATGAGGATGTCGCTCACAAAGGACTTGACGATAGTCCCGAACGCGGCGCCGATGACGATACCCACAGCCATGTCGAAGCTTTAAAGAGAGGGTGGGCGCACCCTCTCTTTAAAGCGGCTTTTGACCTTATTGGGCGTTCTACGTTCCTCGTTTAACATTCTGCCGTTACAGTCCCAGACGCTAAATTTTCCCTTCCCATTTCCATTTTCTGATCTCCGGAAGGTCCTGACCCTCCCTGTGGATATATTCCCGGTGCTTAACACGCTTGCTGTGGACAAATTTCTTGATATAGGCGGCCTTCGGGGACAGCTTATCGACCCGGTCAGCCACATCGGCCATAAGGTGAAACCGGTCGATGTCGTTTAAAACCGCCATGTCAAAAGGCGTTGTGGTCGTTCCCTCCTCCTTGTATCCCCGTACGTGAAGGTTCCGGTGGTTGGTCCTTCTGTAAGTCAGCCGGTGTATGAGCCATGGGTAGCCGTGGTAGACGAAAATGATGGGCCGGTCGGTGGTAAATATCGTATCGAAATCCCTGTCCGAAAGCCCGTGGGGGTGCTCTTCCTCCGGCTGCAGGGTCATGAGGTCAACCACGTTGACCACCCTGACTTTGAGATCCGGCGCGTGCTCCCTGAGCAGCTGAACTGCTGCCAGGGTCTCCACGGAAGGAACGTCTCCGCAGCAGGCCATGACCACGTCCGGCTGGGCACCACGATCACTGCTGGCCCATTCCCATATTCCGAGGCCCGCGCTGCAGTGCTCGATGGCTGTTTCCATATCCATCAACTGAAGGTGCTCCTGTTTCCCTGCCACGATGACGTTGACGAAATCACGGCTGCGCAGGCACTTGTCCGCCACATACAGGAGGGAGTTGGCGTCCGGCGGGAAGTAAACCCTTATAACGTCCGCCTTTTTATTTATGACATGGTCGATGAAGCCTGGATCCTGGTGGCTGAACCCGTTGTGGTCCTGCCTCCAGACATGGGAGGTGAGGAGATAGTTCAGGGAAGCTATCGGCCGTCTCCAGGGGATCTCGCGGCTGGCTGATTTCAGCCACTTGGCGTGCTGGTTGAACATGGAGTCGACAATGTGAATAAAGGCTTCGTAGCAGGAGAAGAACCCATGCCTGCCAGTGAGGAGGTACCCCTCGAGCCACCCCTGGCAGGTGTGCTCACTGAGGATCTCCATGACACGCCCGTCGGGGGAAAGATGCTCGTCAACGGGGAGGATCTCCTCCATCCAGGTCTTGCCGGTCACCTCGTAGAGTGCGTCCAGGCGGTTGGAGGCGGTCTCGTCGGGGCCGAAGACCCTGAAATTGCGTTGGCCGGAGTTGTACTTCATCACATCCCGGAGGTATTGTCCGAGGATTTTTGTCGCCTGCGCCGTACTTTGCCCGGGAAGGGGCACCTCCACAGCGTATTTACGATAATCAGGCAGCCGCAGGTCCCTGAGCAGCTGACCTCCGTTGGCGTGAGGGTTGGAGCCCATCCGTCGCGGCCCCGTGGGGACCCAGGCTGTGATGCTTTCGAAAGGCGCGCCGTCTCCGTCAAAAAGCTCCTCGGGGCGGTAGCTCCTCATCCACTTTTCAAGGAGCGCGACATGCTCCGGGTCGCTGCCCAGGCCGGAGAGGGGTACCTGGTGGGACCTCCATGTTCCCTCGACCTTCAGACCGTCAACCTCGGCGGGACCGGTCCAACCCTTGGGTGTTCTGAGGACGATCATGGGCCAGCGTGGCCTTCCGGCCAATGCACCTGTCCTGGCTCGATCCTGGATCTCGCGGATCTCATCGAAAACACTGTCCAGAGTTACGGCCATGAGTTGGTGCATCGTTTCCGGTTCGTCACCTTCCACAAACCGCGGTTGGTAACCATAACCTTTCATGAGGTTTTCGAGTTCCGCCTTTTCCATGCGCGCGAGGATAGCCGGGTTGGCAATCTTGTACCCGTTGAGGTGAAGGATGGGGAGAACCGCGCCATCGCCGGCCGGGTTCAGGAACTTGTTGGAGTGCCAGGAAGCCGCCAGTGGCCCCGTTTCCGCTTCTCCGTCCCCCACGACACAGGCGGCTATGAGGCCGGGATTGTCGAAAACCGCGCCGAAGGCGTGGGAAAGGGAGTAGCCCAGTTCCCCCCCCTCATGTATGGAACCAGGCACCTCCGGGGCGACGTGGCTCGGGATTCCGCCGGGGAAAGAAAACTGGGTGAACAGCTTATTCATCCCCTCCTCGTCCATGGAAACGGCGGGGTAGGTCTCGGTCCAGGTCCCCTCCAGCCATGTGTTCGCAACCAGGGCGGGTCCGCCGTGTCCCGGGCCTGTTATGAAGATAATGCTCAGATCACGTTCCCTGATGGCCCTGTTGAGATGGGCGTAGATGAAATTGAGCCCCGGCGTCGTGCCCCAGTGTCCCAGGAGGCGTGGTTTGATGTGATCGTAAGAAAGGGGTTTCTTCAGGAGGGCATTGTCGTAAAGGTAAATTTGTCCAACTGAGAGATAATTGGCAGCCCTCCAGTAGGCGTCCAGCTGGGCCAGCTTCTCCTCGGTGAGAGGCTGCGGTGACGGCGTCATGATAAATGCCTCCTTCAGGACATGTTTCCCGGAAATGGGTTACTGTTTAAAGTTTAGGCTATAAAGGTGCGGCGTCAAGGATAAGAAAAATTCTATGTAAGAAAGTTCTATCTCGGAGTATCAACGTGCCAGAGTGCCGGAGGTGGAAAAGTGCCCACGGTCCGGTCATCTTTCTATGGTGTAAAGGAGATCGGTACCCGTCTCTTCCCCTGATTCCCCCTGGAGAAGCAGATGGTCGTTGATCTTATACTCGAACTGGAACACGCTGAAACTCTGGAATATACCGACACCGTAGCGGACATAAACGCTAGGTGTGAGGTACTTGCCCACAACCAGGGAGGACTGTTCCACGTCCGCTTCGGTTTGTACCGTAACCTCCTCGAAACCGAAGCTGTTGCCGATGCGCTTGGCCAGGGACTCACCCTGATTCAACCCCATGGAAAGGGCCGCTGTAGCCAGTGCATTTCCCTCTTCCCCTGATGTACGACTCAATGGCTTTCCATTAACCAGGTAGGAAAGGGCCTCGGCCTGGTCCATTGGGGGATCCGAAAAAAGGGAAATAACCGGTTCCATGAGGGTACCACCCACATTTATGCCCGCCAGGATATCGTCTATACGTCTCACAGCCCTGACGTCCAGTCCGGGGTTCTCCAGGGGGCCGCCAGAGAAGGTCAGTTTGCCCCGTTCGATGGTGAGCCTCCGTCCGAAGGCACGGTACAGTCCGTCAGTAATTCTCAACTCTCCTGTGGCTGATGTCACCGTCCCGGGTTCGTCGATTATGCGGACGGAACCACTCACACGCCCGGTAAGTCCGAATCCGTCAACTGTGACCTTGTCCCCAAGGTTCAAACGCACATCACCACGGACTTTCAGGGGCGGTTTGGGCGTGGTGTCAGAACCGGGAGCGATGACAACGACGTCCGGAGAAGGTCTCTGTGTTACGGAGATTTCCACTGGATTAAAGGACGCCTCTGGCACGTTGACTGATCCTTTCAGAGTGAAGAGATTATCTTCGGCTGTGAGGATAAGGTCCGGAGATATCACCAGACTGATAACAGGGGTTCTGGCAGCCGTAACCTCTTCTCCCTTGAACCGCAACTCCATGGCCCTCGACTTTGTTAAAGGGTTTCTGACGCTTCCCTGAATATGAAGGCGTCCACGACCTGAACCTGCCGTAGCATCCAGTGTGAAACCTTCAGGTTTGCCTGCCGTCAGCCGACCTTCAACTGGTTTCAGGGAAAGTCCCAAAAGAGGTACACCGGCAGAACCATCCTGCAGGTTAACGAAGCCTTCGGTTACGGGGGTACCCAAAGTACCCTTGATGTCCAGTGTGGCCGTTAGAAGACCGGCAGGTCCATCCACGTCAGGAGCAAGGGCCTGGATAAAACCCATTTCAGCTAATTGAGCTACGAATCGCCCCTGGACGGGTTGATCCTGATAGGAGGAGCCTTCCGGGCGAGGAAACAATATACCGGGAAGAGAGAGGGTCCCAAGGACATGGTCCTGGCTGCCTTCAGGGCCCAGTTGGGCCTGAAATGATCCTTGCAAGCCAGTGCTGTCGAAAGTTGTGGACAAATCTGTTTCTCTTAAATTGAAGGAAACCCACTTTCCCGATCCATTCTGATAAAGGATGGATCCGGCTAAAGTGGACAGCCTGGCGGACCCCCACCAGCGACCTTCCGACCTCCCCCCTTTGATGATACCGTCCGAAAAACCCTCTATCTTTAGAGCGGAGACGGTGCCGGCCGTCAAAAGGGAGAGGGGCAACCGGTGGATCTGGAGGGATCCTTTACCCTCACCTTCTTTCCAGAGTGCTTCAGCGCAAA from bacterium includes:
- a CDS encoding phosphate-starvation-inducible PsiE family protein, whose protein sequence is MFIISMSRLQEMFGLIMLILIGIEILEAIKAYLVHQEIHVEVVLMVAVIAIAHKVIIIDFKGLPNYTLVGIGIIIVSLSISYYLIKKVRLEKKKAYQDITMGDN
- the ruvB gene encoding Holliday junction branch migration DNA helicase RuvB, with the translated sequence MTDDRIVNPEQTNDEAAFEANIRPRRLTEYVGQSRVKDNLSVFIRAAQDRGEALDHVLLFGPPGLGKTTLANILANELGVDIRSTSGPAMERSGDLAAILTNLDEKGVLFIDEIHRMNRVVEEVLYPAMEDFSLDLIIGKGPGARTVKLDLPKFTLIGATTRMGLLSSPFRDRFGVVCRLEFYSVDELKQIITRAARILDVELSGDAADEIAMRSRGTPRVANRLLRRARDFAQVQAEGVITLEVARHTLERLQIDEVGLDALDRAVLLTIIDKFSGGPVGIDTIAASIGEERDTIEDICEPYLLQEGYIQRTPRGRTATEAAYRHLGRKMGQGGPQKDLFE
- the mscL gene encoding large conductance mechanosensitive channel protein MscL is translated as MAVGIVIGAAFGTIVKSFVSDILMPPIGLLLGNVDFSNFFIVLKAGSQAGPFSSIANARAAGAVTLNYGLFVNTVISFLIVAVAVFMVIKSLNKMKRQEEAPAADPTTKECSYCFTTIALQATRCPNCTSEL
- a CDS encoding phosphoketolase family protein is translated as MTPSPQPLTEEKLAQLDAYWRAANYLSVGQIYLYDNALLKKPLSYDHIKPRLLGHWGTTPGLNFIYAHLNRAIRERDLSIIFITGPGHGGPALVANTWLEGTWTETYPAVSMDEEGMNKLFTQFSFPGGIPSHVAPEVPGSIHEGGELGYSLSHAFGAVFDNPGLIAACVVGDGEAETGPLAASWHSNKFLNPAGDGAVLPILHLNGYKIANPAILARMEKAELENLMKGYGYQPRFVEGDEPETMHQLMAVTLDSVFDEIREIQDRARTGALAGRPRWPMIVLRTPKGWTGPAEVDGLKVEGTWRSHQVPLSGLGSDPEHVALLEKWMRSYRPEELFDGDGAPFESITAWVPTGPRRMGSNPHANGGQLLRDLRLPDYRKYAVEVPLPGQSTAQATKILGQYLRDVMKYNSGQRNFRVFGPDETASNRLDALYEVTGKTWMEEILPVDEHLSPDGRVMEILSEHTCQGWLEGYLLTGRHGFFSCYEAFIHIVDSMFNQHAKWLKSASREIPWRRPIASLNYLLTSHVWRQDHNGFSHQDPGFIDHVINKKADVIRVYFPPDANSLLYVADKCLRSRDFVNVIVAGKQEHLQLMDMETAIEHCSAGLGIWEWASSDRGAQPDVVMACCGDVPSVETLAAVQLLREHAPDLKVRVVNVVDLMTLQPEEEHPHGLSDRDFDTIFTTDRPIIFVYHGYPWLIHRLTYRRTNHRNLHVRGYKEEGTTTTPFDMAVLNDIDRFHLMADVADRVDKLSPKAAYIKKFVHSKRVKHREYIHREGQDLPEIRKWKWEGKI